The Flammeovirga agarivorans genome has a window encoding:
- a CDS encoding caspase family protein, translating to MKYISSFLTVLFTFLSFFLFGQSTTENSRGLVVKQTNQLDKSVQSKKYALVIGSDRYDGKPMWSDLKNAEYDAKSMKEILEVKYNFETEILLSPTKNEALKSIISYHQKLKSSDRFLVFIAGHGDYDKSIYDDGFLVFKDSKPYTEDFARSTYLGYHQLNAILNALPSKHVGLILDVCFGGTFNTKVATYRSANKVYEGKSSQSYANQKLAKTSRLFLTSGALEPVPDGYEEKHSPFCYILLDALESGDPNGLPITLSWLHQQAQLNITESMYGFFGNNQPGSEFIIGGIKSQDNSTLVNKLLEEKELKEKAERREREAKSLLLTQDAIKAYDNKNYTKAFKKIIASSHLDSTNYSTHELYYKMMLEQDSFYLEETLSEAPIPLEEVEIMESESLDIKINSILKVDYQKRIIIAQQETKILKLDFYGKILSSYQTKLKEYEPIWNISFLEDKIFIELQGKLIAFDDNLKKIGNYDVPKNYRLNDISKDESTVLFYDSLNDNYKYYHNDKLITEIKEAPNEYIERINIDSNNHLKIKTLYQGLYKYETYNTTGKEIESDNIQQFKSKYYKTYYGSVINTTTEKEVFSSEEMDEYNFNYDSILDDVFHLAIEEEGIFLIKDKIRLKNISGIIESKYQPNHLNIVNDSPYPLDFLLLNENTVAISHKNDICIKTIDNQDILLRKQTQDFVKMIKSPNDDTFYVLTGDIITHYNSNGDEIKSIRLPEVGLDFKISPKGNTIAIFYKYFFISTLDENLTFKNAFIQTDPLWYEDNELQKARRQIEFINEEQFLVFGVKNYDSTFGQLENRIRLYNTKGELIKTFDEKILKSFSSTYNSMEKVDGDNHILSTFINNDSTNYVFEIDNKGNIIHDFGKWNLYKDDESYIHANLYKLDSSSFIIVNNLTKKIIQKNNNQWVEIDSIKVIPPSMSWYDSTFITQTSTLSIKPEYDYKYPLLPCDILYNGDLSLYTFNKIKKHLFKPKENIIEFMMYDIDLNYTYLNKKTSITNKENTLEYTFINTQSEDNNPYLSFNNDSKINKFDTTEKNLFTLSNKLKKHFNYKPININKFFVIRDVINDSLISITNKSWEVSTYNIHNNDSIEMNLLNTTIENNISYYNEEINSSDEEGSVFFSLGIYNLQNHKRLSLGDKYKDPIFRNIDDDHFFIYEKDSILNVYNSENLQLIFSCSLRDSIFQKIKNYHLQVKFPQPNWINEYELHLYKKNDNYYFRYYDVLFTIDFEKKSLLPETTTIELHNNKNYYIKKINSNTLKLYRLQNKKISDFVTEIKDWEYHIEDTTIAEIKLPFTHKEDELEVLYYDDKYFVVSNQENTFFFQMQQNEFSLQFLNKVNAIDYIKYIKDKNVFIGYKNNSIYTFDNQGQETINLSLNRDVLLADIYKDKLRVICGKFSDNNSTISIHEPSVLYEIPYFNNWLNNIDDIIRN from the coding sequence ATGAAATACATCTCTAGCTTCCTAACAGTACTCTTTACTTTTTTGTCATTTTTTCTTTTTGGACAATCAACAACTGAAAATTCAAGAGGTTTAGTAGTAAAGCAAACTAATCAATTGGACAAAAGTGTTCAAAGTAAAAAGTATGCCTTGGTTATTGGGTCTGATCGATACGATGGAAAACCCATGTGGTCAGATTTAAAAAATGCAGAGTATGATGCTAAGAGTATGAAAGAAATTCTTGAAGTCAAATATAATTTTGAAACAGAAATACTCTTATCGCCGACAAAAAACGAAGCCTTAAAGTCCATTATATCCTATCATCAAAAACTAAAAAGTAGTGATCGTTTTTTAGTGTTTATCGCTGGACATGGAGATTATGATAAAAGCATCTATGATGATGGTTTTTTGGTATTTAAAGATTCTAAGCCCTATACAGAAGATTTTGCTAGAAGTACGTATTTAGGTTATCATCAATTAAATGCAATATTGAACGCTTTGCCTTCAAAACATGTTGGGCTAATCTTGGATGTTTGTTTTGGTGGAACTTTCAATACCAAAGTAGCCACCTATAGATCCGCTAATAAAGTTTATGAGGGTAAAAGTTCACAAAGTTACGCTAATCAGAAATTAGCTAAAACCTCGAGGTTATTTCTCACTTCAGGTGCCCTTGAACCTGTTCCTGATGGTTATGAAGAGAAACATTCTCCTTTTTGTTATATCCTATTAGATGCTCTAGAAAGTGGTGATCCCAATGGACTACCGATTACACTTTCTTGGTTACATCAACAGGCACAACTAAATATTACAGAATCGATGTATGGATTCTTTGGGAACAACCAACCTGGTAGTGAGTTTATCATCGGTGGTATAAAAAGTCAGGACAACTCAACTTTAGTCAATAAATTATTAGAAGAGAAAGAGTTAAAAGAAAAGGCAGAACGTAGAGAAAGAGAAGCTAAAAGTCTTTTATTGACGCAAGATGCGATAAAGGCTTATGATAATAAAAATTATACAAAAGCTTTTAAAAAGATCATTGCATCAAGCCATCTTGATAGTACTAATTACAGTACACATGAACTCTATTATAAGATGATGTTGGAGCAAGATTCATTTTATTTAGAAGAGACCTTAAGTGAAGCTCCAATACCACTGGAAGAGGTGGAAATTATGGAATCTGAATCTTTAGATATTAAAATTAATTCTATACTAAAAGTAGACTATCAGAAAAGAATTATCATTGCTCAACAAGAAACTAAAATTCTAAAACTTGATTTTTATGGAAAGATTTTAAGTTCATATCAAACTAAGTTGAAAGAATATGAACCAATATGGAATATCTCTTTTTTGGAGGACAAGATTTTTATAGAATTACAAGGGAAACTTATTGCCTTTGATGATAACCTAAAAAAGATCGGAAATTATGATGTACCTAAAAATTATAGATTGAATGATATATCCAAAGACGAATCTACTGTGTTATTCTATGACTCCTTAAACGATAACTATAAATACTACCATAACGATAAACTAATTACAGAAATCAAGGAAGCACCAAATGAATACATTGAGAGAATAAATATCGACTCAAATAATCATTTAAAAATCAAGACATTATACCAAGGGTTATATAAATACGAAACTTATAATACAACTGGAAAAGAAATAGAAAGTGATAATATTCAGCAGTTCAAATCAAAGTATTATAAAACTTATTATGGTAGTGTAATAAATACTACCACAGAGAAAGAGGTTTTTTCTTCAGAAGAAATGGATGAATATAATTTCAATTATGATTCTATCTTAGATGATGTTTTTCATTTAGCAATAGAAGAAGAAGGCATATTTCTTATAAAAGACAAAATCCGCTTAAAAAATATTAGTGGAATTATCGAAAGTAAATATCAACCAAACCATTTAAATATAGTTAATGATTCACCTTACCCTCTTGATTTTTTACTTTTAAATGAAAATACCGTTGCTATCTCCCACAAAAATGATATTTGTATTAAGACTATCGATAATCAAGATATCTTATTAAGAAAGCAAACACAGGATTTTGTGAAAATGATAAAAAGTCCAAATGATGATACTTTTTACGTACTAACCGGAGATATCATAACTCATTACAATTCAAATGGTGATGAAATAAAATCTATCAGATTACCAGAAGTCGGTTTAGATTTTAAAATTAGTCCAAAGGGAAATACAATAGCTATTTTTTATAAGTACTTTTTTATATCTACTCTTGATGAAAACCTCACTTTCAAAAATGCTTTTATACAAACTGATCCATTATGGTATGAAGATAATGAACTACAGAAGGCTAGAAGGCAAATAGAATTTATTAATGAGGAACAATTTTTAGTATTTGGTGTCAAAAACTATGACTCTACATTTGGACAATTAGAGAATAGAATTAGGCTGTATAACACTAAAGGAGAACTCATTAAGACCTTTGATGAAAAGATCTTAAAATCCTTTTCATCTACTTACAATAGTATGGAAAAGGTAGATGGTGATAACCATATTCTTTCAACATTTATTAATAATGATAGCACTAATTATGTGTTTGAAATCGATAACAAAGGGAATATTATACATGATTTTGGTAAATGGAATCTCTACAAAGACGATGAAAGTTATATCCACGCCAACTTGTATAAATTAGACTCTTCTAGTTTTATCATTGTCAATAATTTGACAAAAAAAATCATTCAAAAAAATAATAATCAATGGGTAGAAATTGATTCTATCAAAGTTATTCCACCGTCAATGTCTTGGTACGATAGTACTTTCATCACACAAACTTCAACTTTATCAATAAAACCAGAGTATGATTATAAGTATCCATTATTACCCTGTGATATTTTATATAATGGAGACCTCTCTCTCTACACCTTCAACAAAATAAAGAAGCATTTATTTAAGCCTAAAGAAAATATCATTGAATTCATGATGTATGATATAGACTTAAACTATACATATTTGAATAAAAAAACTTCGATAACTAACAAAGAAAATACTCTAGAATACACTTTTATTAATACACAAAGTGAAGATAATAACCCATATTTATCTTTCAACAATGATTCTAAGATTAATAAATTTGACACTACCGAAAAGAATCTTTTTACATTATCAAATAAGCTTAAAAAACATTTTAATTATAAACCTATAAATATTAATAAGTTCTTTGTCATTCGTGATGTTATTAATGATAGTTTAATAAGTATAACTAATAAATCTTGGGAAGTATCAACTTATAATATCCACAATAATGATTCAATAGAAATGAATTTATTGAATACAACAATAGAAAATAATATTTCATATTACAATGAAGAGATTAACTCGTCAGATGAAGAGGGCTCTGTGTTTTTCTCTTTGGGAATTTATAATCTACAAAACCACAAAAGACTATCATTAGGTGATAAGTATAAAGATCCAATTTTTAGAAATATAGATGATGACCATTTCTTTATTTATGAAAAAGATTCTATACTCAATGTATACAACTCGGAAAATTTACAGTTGATATTTTCTTGCTCTTTAAGAGATAGTATTTTTCAAAAAATCAAGAACTACCATCTTCAAGTTAAATTCCCACAACCCAATTGGATCAATGAATATGAGCTACATCTTTATAAAAAGAACGACAATTATTATTTCAGGTACTATGATGTTTTATTTACAATAGATTTTGAAAAAAAATCTTTATTACCTGAAACTACTACAATAGAACTGCATAACAATAAAAATTACTATATAAAAAAGATTAATAGTAATACATTAAAGTTATATAGATTACAAAATAAAAAGATATCCGATTTTGTTACTGAAATAAAAGATTGGGAATATCATATAGAAGATACTACGATCGCTGAAATAAAGCTACCCTTTACTCATAAAGAAGATGAACTTGAAGTATTATATTATGATGATAAATACTTTGTAGTAAGCAACCAAGAAAATACCTTTTTCTTCCAAATGCAACAAAATGAGTTTTCATTACAGTTCCTCAATAAGGTTAATGCTATTGATTATATAAAATACATAAAAGATAAAAATGTATTTATAGGTTATAAAAACAACAGTATCTATACCTTCGATAATCAAGGACAAGAAACTATAAACCTATCTCTAAATAGAGACGTATTATTGGCTGATATATACAAAGATAAACTAAGAGTAATTTGTGGAAAATTCTCTGATAATAATTCTACTATTAGTATACATGAACCTAGTGTTCTATACGAAATACCATACTTTAATAATTGGTTGAATAATATAGATGACATCATTAGAAATTAG